tgagggtGAGGATGCCCTCCGCACTACGgtcatcaatgcctgccgaggagtaccagaacttgagatggcactgttcaagccagccacaatctgtgaaggactcttctcagaTCTACGATCCGCAGTGGAAACACACCTAGCACGGCAACACACCGCCCAGTTGGTCACAGAAGATCAATACTACCTAGACcgccgatacaacggcaatggaaggatccgaggtggatctcgaggtggaggaggattcagaggcggatccagaggagcataccgaggaggcgagcagcgcgacgacaacggacgaggattcaagccacgttggaggaagaaatgctttgtttgccggaaggaaggatgctggtctaccaaccacacagataaagagcgcaaagatgcccgtgcgcagttcttctctacgctatactttacaggtGCACAGCCCCCTGaggacttctccgtacatcttgcagaatacgaagggatcgagcacaccagccagtacaatcagagaggctggagagaggaggaagactgcgaggatgacgaggatgacgacgtcgcggaagcaCATTCTGAACACCAGTTCTTCaaggagcaatgccttgcagaccaggcgttcttgcatcATATCTCGGGCGACGACATATACAGCCGAGACGCGCCGTCAGCACCAGCATCGCAGTTCCTGCTTGAGGACCGCTACACACGATCTGTGTACCAAGGAATCCTACCAGATACAGGCGCTGCAAACGTATCCACGGTCGGCAAGGAGCAATACCTCGCACTTACGAGAGAAGATCCGACGGTTAAGTTAGACACATCTACAGCAGGGAAAGCGTCTATTAAATTCGGAAAAGGCGAGGCTACAGCGTCGATTGGCACCGTGCAGGTCTCTACGGAGATCGGAAAAATCAACTTCGAAGTGCTCGAGGCGCCTACGCCGTTCTTGCtatgccttgcagacatggaccgctTAAAGGTATACTTCAACAATACGACAGACGAGCTGGTTCAGGATGACGTACACATCCCggtgattcgcaaatggggacatccttggttccatctaaacaagagagagagagcaactaTGTTCCTAACGGAGACAGaattgcgacggctccatcgacggtttggacacccagctgttaCGCGACTAGTCAAACTCTTAAAGGatgctggccataacgacttcgaagaaagaaccctagaagaagtcactaagttctgccaccactgccagctccacagctccgcgccgcgccgattcaaattcactcttaaggatgatcaccacttcaactatgagatcctggtggacGTAATGTACCTAAGCAACAAACCTGTACTGCATGTGGTcgattcctcaacagcgtttcaaggcgcgaggttcctcagcgctatctcagctaaagaaacatggcaagcactgcggatactatggatcgacaccTACCAGGGACCACCCGACATCATCACGCATGATGCAGGTACTAACTTCGCGAGCGCAGAGttccgcgcagaagcaaagatcatgggagtcacatgcaagcaagtacctacggaggcgcactggtctatcggcaaaactGAGAGGTACCATGCCCCTCTACGCCGGGCATGGGACATACTCCATGCAGAACTCACTGACACTatgtccgacgacgcgattctccagatggctgtgaaggctgttaacgatactgctggccctgatggactagtcccgacgttactagtctttggagcgtacccacgaatgactgcagagtcaccgccatcaccatcaatGGTCAAacgcagcgaggctattcaaaaggcgacgaaagccctgcgcaagctcactgcagagcgccaagttgcagacgccttgaacacccgcaatggaccagccactgcagacatgctcgcgctcccactccagagcgaagtcttagtatggagagagagtgatggctggaatggcccgtacaagatcgccagtacagATGGCCACAACATCACTGTCGACATGGTTAATGGTCCAGCGACATTCAGATCAACTGTCGTtaagccatactacagaccagaccaccTGTGGAGCGACCCtgatgcgccacacgcgccgaatgagccgaatgagccgcacGAGCCGATAGCAGTACCTCCGGCAGCGCAACCACGTAGaagaggccgccctccagggtcaaagaacaagcggaaggcgcacgcgtacatcaccaagaaggagcaggacgatcttgagctagctatcaagctacggAACGATGGCGTGATCACAACCTCAGGCGCCCCCTTTGAagcgtctgatgaccaagagatcagcgacctagtaggtcgtggagtcttcaagtttgagcaatacgacgagaggctacacagcaagatccggatctttaagtcacgcctagtacgtgaggtcaagggaaagacaactAAGCCTTATGAGAAATCCCGTCtggttatccaaggctaccaagACTATGGCAAGGAGGCTATCTTaacgcagtcgccaaccatccagcgatgtagccagcgcctgattatgtcgctggcgcctgGGCTAGTACAAAgcggcatgagcgttgagCTACGTGATATTACGCAGGCATACCCACAGGCTCAGACAAcactgaagaggacgatactcgcacacCTCCCTACCGAGCTGGTacatcgatatccagaaggcacgATACTCCACGTGATCAAGCCACTATATGGGATCGcggaggcaggagtccactggtggacaacatatcacggacaccactgcaaggaaCTAGATATGTCAACAtctacgtacgacccatgcctgttgatcacgaacagcgacgacgcagacgtcttcggcatcgtcggtatgcagacagacgacaccctCATGCTCGGAACGACCGCGTTCTTATCACgcgaagagaaaaagatccagaaggcgcAGTTTAGATCAAAACCAAAGGCTATGCTGACACCAGAGGTGCAGTTAGACTttaatggatgtacacttacgatggacgccagcagagtcttAATCCTcaggcagaaaggacaaggaggaaggatcaggcTTGTTGATAttagggcacccgaccgcgcgcaacagtacaccgagcaacgcgcccgcggagcgtacatcgcatcaacatgccaaccagaggcaTCATTTGATCTGTCCGTAGCTGCTCAagcgcagcaaccatcagacgaggacattaaggcactcaacaagcgcctgaaatggcagatggagaatctcACTCGTGGCCTACGCTACGTCACTGTCAACCTTACGGAGGCTAAGTTGATAGTCTTTGTAgacggctcctttgccaacaacaaggacctcagctcacagctaggctttgtcctcatgctcgtcaacgagtccATTGGCgccaacaccttcacaatacaaggcaacgtgatccactacagctctacaaagtgcaagcgcatcacacggagcgtactggcctcagagatctacggcatggtcaacggctttgacataggcatcgcggttgcaaccacgctaaggatagttacagaacgacttggactacctgcaattcccttggttatctgtacagactcgtactccttgtacgagtgcctagtaaagcttgggacaacgaaggagaagcgcCTCATGATCGATATtatggcgctgcgccaatcatatgagcgtcgcgagatcacggagatccgctggatcaatggcgaagacaatcctgcagacgccttcacgaaggcatcgccaaaccgcgctcttgaacgctttattgacggcaataagctgacagtccgagtagatggatgggtgcagaggccaacaagctttgatgtttAATGCTATacactgtcactaccgatacaagcagagttactagctatccagaaagaaaagacttccagtgtcggatcgtgagtatcggtagagacgtcggctgctggacacttcggcccgacttcggcccaccttgcgcaagagcttaggtataccttcgtagcacctatgttcgtagatatcaattagaaccaccgaacagaatgcattcctagttatcgttatttccctttacgcacttagtgcaaagccaaccaacacgAACAGAC
This sequence is a window from Pyrenophora tritici-repentis strain M4 chromosome 4, whole genome shotgun sequence. Protein-coding genes within it:
- a CDS encoding DUF1421 multi-domain protein codes for the protein MAGSQSNSGDTDADVQEQLLNYPSERNTSKRAETISPGAKFTAEHLMRHCPYTVTFDYINPSLWGVPAPEDADETHATTWVAKAIHDYHVGMEWDERLYFDYQWDFEGWTRELFQKVERTTLRSLKTVLRYRGVYTGKFRARVADSLFNLLGGENAPEWDPAEFKAEKFDERSEAYQRQQNAHLAAPIDRQAQQPLQQTQPLEPLQPQPQRPSQGEQYRVRQGVRSHPQYQELQQPPYAINAYAGPQPRQTEQAMQPQQWYPQTQTRPPATAYREVTPFPQQPTNRVPDRPLGLPHDPYKTLPPRWSRNDRLEANTITQFSKLWDNSNKYTGNAYDLLDDKIKIFFSICWQVDIQEEQFHAVFPRILTGRAETFYIQVVERDDSFADAYMAIKNHFDHDVHHQHYYTDWTTTTFARTRAENPDKGLHEVLQILLDKLQLCQRALGKNFEGEDALRTTVINACRGVPELEMALFKPATICEGLFSDLRSAVETHLARQHTAQLVTEDQYYLDRRYNGNGRIRGGSRGGGGFRGGSRGAYRGGEQRDDNGRGFKPRWRKKCFVCRKEGCWSTNHTDKERKDARAQFFSTLYFTGAQPPEDFSVHLAEYEGIEHTSQYNQRGWREEEDCEDDEDDDVAEAHSEHQFFKEQCLADQAFLHHISGDDIYSRDAPSAPASQFLLEDRYTRSVYQGILPDTGAANVSTVGKEQYLALTREDPTVKLDTSTAGKASIKFGKGEATASIGTVQVSTEIGKINFEVLEAPTPFLLCLADMDRLKVYFNNTTDELVQDDVHIPVIRKWGHPWFHLNKRERATMFLTETELRRLHRRFGHPAVTRLVKLLKDAGHNDFEERTLEEVTKFCHHCQLHSSAPRRFKFTLKDDHHFNYEILVDVMYLSNKPVLHVVDSSTAFQGARFLSAISAKETWQALRILWIDTYQGPPDIITHDAGTNFASAEFRAEAKIMGVTCKQVPTEAHWSIGKTERYHAPLRRAWDILHAELTDTMSDDAILQMAVKAVNDTAGPDGLVPTLLVFGAYPRMTAESPPSPSMVKRSEAIQKATKALRKLTAERQVADALNTRNGPATADMLALPLQSEVLVWRESDGWNGPYKIASTDGHNITVDMVNGPATFRSTVVKPYYRPDHLWSDPDAPHAPNEPNEPHEPIAVPPAAQPRRRGRPPGSKNKRKAHAYITKKEQDDLELAIKLRNDGVITTSGAPFEASDDQEISDLVGRGVFKFEQYDERLHSKIRIFKSRLVREVKGKTTKPYEKSRLVIQGYQDYGKEAILTQSPTIQRCSQRLIMSLAPGLVQSGMSVELRDITQAYPQAQTTLKRTILAHLPTELVHRYPEGTILHVIKPLYGIAEAGVHWWTTYHGHHCKELDMSTSTYDPCLLITNSDDADVFGIVGMQTDDTLMLGTTAFLSREEKKIQKAQFRSKPKAMLTPEVQLDFNGCTLTMDASRVLILRQKGQGGRIRLVDIRAPDRAQQYTEQRARGAYIASTCQPEASFDLSVAAQAQQPSDEDIKALNKRLKWQMENLTRGLRYVTVNLTEAKLIVFVDGSFANNKDLSSQLGFVLMLVNESIGANTFTIQGNVIHYSSTKCKRITRSVLASEIYGMVNGFDIGIAVATTLRIVTERLGLPAIPLVICTDSYSLYECLVKLGTTKEKRLMIDIMALRQSYERREITEIRWINGEDNPADAFTKASPNRALERFIDGNKLTVRVDGWVQRPTSFDV